One genomic window of Solanum dulcamara chromosome 10, daSolDulc1.2, whole genome shotgun sequence includes the following:
- the LOC129869940 gene encoding monothiol glutaredoxin-S1-like — translation MDMVMKLGATSAVVIFTKSTCCISHSIETLIRSFGANSIIYELDTHPNGKQMEKALIELGCQPSVPAIFIGKELVGGANEIMSLNVRGKLKQLLIRANAIWFKVEQGPLQ, via the exons ATGGATATGGTGATGAAGTTGGGAGCAACAAGCGCAGTGGTGATTTTCACTAAGAGTACTTGTTGCATTTCTCACAGCATTGAAACACTAATCCGTAGTTTTGGAGCAAACTCTATTATTTACGAGCTCGATACACATCCAAATGGGAAGCAAATGGAGAAGGCATTGATAGAACTAGGGTGTCAACCAAGTGTTCCAGCAATATTTATAGGGAAAGAGTTAGTTGGTGGTGCTAATGAGATAATGAGCCTTAATGTGAGGGGAAAGCTTAAACAATTACTCATTAGGGCTAATGCCATTTGG TTTAAGGTTGAGCAAGGTCCATTAcaatga
- the LOC129870956 gene encoding monothiol glutaredoxin-S1-like, translated as MDMVMELETTSSVVIFTKSSCCISHSIETLIRSFGANPTVYELDTHPNGKQMEKALMELGCQPSVPAIFIGKELVGGANEIMSLNVRGKLKQLL; from the coding sequence ATGGATATGGTGATGGAGTTGGAAACAACAAGCTCGGTGGTGATTTTCACCAAGAGTAGTTGTTGCATTTCTCACAGTATTGAAACCCTAATCCGTAGTTTTGGAGCAAACCCTACTGTTTACGAGCTCGATACACATCCAAATGGGAAGCAAATGGAGAAGGCATTGATGGAACTAGGGTGTCAACCAAGTGTGCCAGCAATATTTATAGGGAAAGAATTAGTTGGTGGTGCAAATGAGATAATGAGCCTTAATGTGAGGGGCAAGCTTAAACAATTGCTCTAA
- the LOC129871128 gene encoding monothiol glutaredoxin-S1-like, translating into MDMVMKLGATSAVVIFTKSTCCISHSIETLIRSFGANPTIYELDTHPNEKQMEKALMELGCQPSVPAIFIGKELVGGANEIMSLNVRGKLKQLLIRANAIWV; encoded by the coding sequence ATGGATATGGTGATGAAGTTGGGAGCAACAAGCGCAGTGGTGATTTTCACCAAGAGTACTTGTTGCATTTCTCACAGCATTGAAACACTAATCCGTAGTTTTGGAGCAAATCCTACGATTTATGAACTCGATACACATCCAAATGAGAAGCAAATGGAGAAGGCATTGATGGAACTAGGGTGTCAACCAAGTGTGCCAGCAATATTTATAGGGAAAGAGTTAGTTGGTGGTGCTAATGAGATAATGAGCCTTAATGTGAGGGGAAAGCTTAAACAATTGCTTATTAGGGCTAATGCCATTTGGGTAtag
- the LOC129871130 gene encoding monothiol glutaredoxin-S1-like yields the protein MDMVMKLGATSAVVIFTKSSCCISHSIETLIRSFGANTSVYELDTHPNGKQMEKALMELGCQPSVPAIFIGKELVGGANEIMSLTVRGKLKQLLIRANAIWV from the coding sequence ATGGATATGGTGATGAAGTTGGGAGCAACAAGCGCGGTGGTGATTTTCACTAAGAGTAGTTGTTGCATTTCTCACAGTATTGAAACCTTAATCCGTAGTTTTGGAGCCAACACTAGTGTTTACGAGCTCGATACACATCCAAATGGGAAGCAAATGGAGAAGGCATTGATGGAACTAGGATGTCAACCAAGTGTGCCAGCAATATTTATAGGGAAAGAGTTAGTTGGTGGTGCTAATGAGATAATGAGCCTTACTGTGAGGGGTAAGCTTAAACAATTGCTCATTAGGGCTAATGCCATTTGGgtatag
- the LOC129869941 gene encoding monothiol glutaredoxin-S1-like → MDMVMKLGATSAVVIFTKSSCCISHSIETLIRSFGANPTVYELDTHPNGKQMEKALMELGCQPSVPAIFIGKELVGGSNEIMSLNVRGKLKQLLIRANAIWV, encoded by the coding sequence ATGGATATGGTGATGAAGTTGGGAGCAACAAGCGCGGTGGTGATTTTCACCAAGAGTAGTTGTTGCATTTCTCACAGTATTGAAACCCTAATTCGTAGTTTTGGAGCAAACCCTACAGTTTACGAGCTCGATACACATCCAAATGGAAAGCAAATGGAGAAGGCATTGATGGAACTAGGGTGTCAACCAAGTGTGCCAGCAATATTTATAGGGAAAGAGTTAGTTGGTGGTTCAAATGAGATAATGAGCCTTAATGTGAGGGGTAAGCTTAAACAATTGCTCATTAGGGCTAATGCCATTTGGGTATAG
- the LOC129871122 gene encoding monothiol glutaredoxin-S1-like yields MDMVMKLGAINAVVIFTKSSCCISHSIETLIRSFGANPAVYELDAHPNGKQIEKALMDLGCKPSVPAIFVGKELVGGANEIMSLNVRGKLKQLLIRANAIWV; encoded by the coding sequence ATGGATATGGTGATGAAGTTGGGAGCAATAAATGCTGTGGTGATTTTTACCAAGAGTAGTTGTTGCATTTCTCACAGCATTGAAACCCTAATCCGTAGTTTTGGAGCAAACCCTGCAGTTTACGAGCTCGATGCACATCCAAATGGGAAGCAAATAGAGAAGGCATTGATGGATCTAGGGTGTAAGCCAAGTGTGCCAGCAATATTTGTAGGGAAAGAGTTAGTTGGTGGTGCTAATGAGATTATGAGCCTTAATGTGAGGGGCAAGCTTAAACAATTGCTCATTAGGGCTAATGCCATTTGGGTAtag